From one Eucalyptus grandis isolate ANBG69807.140 chromosome 9, ASM1654582v1, whole genome shotgun sequence genomic stretch:
- the LOC104419358 gene encoding 40S ribosomal protein S9-2: MVHVSFYRNYGKTFKKPRRPYEKERLDAELKLVGEYGLRCKRELWRVQYVLSRIRNNARMLLTLDEKNPRRIFEGEALLRRMNRYGLLDESQNKLDYVLALTVENFLERRLQTLVFKSGMAKSIHHARVLIRQRHIRVGRQVVNIPSFMVRVDSQKHIDFSLTSPFGGGRPGRVKRKNTKAASKKASGGDGEEEDED; the protein is encoded by the exons ATGGTGCACGTCAGCTTCTACCGGAACT ATGGGAAGACCTTCAAGAAGCCGCGGCGCCCCTATGAGAAGGAGCGGCTCGATGCAGAGCTGAAGCTCGTGGGAGAGTATGGTCTCCGGTGTAAGAGGGAGTTGTGGAGGGTGCAGTACGTATTGAGCCGTATCCGTAACAATGCGAGGATGCTTCTCACACTCGATGAGAAAAACCCGCGCAGGATTTTTGAAGGTGAGGCGCTACTGCGCAGGATGAACCGGTACGGGCTTCTGGACGAGAGCCAGAACAAGCTCGATTATGTTCTGGCTCTCACCGTGGAGAACTTCCTTGAGCGCCGGCTTCAGACGCTTGTGTTCAAGTCTGGAATGGCTAAGTCAATTCATCATGCCCGTGTGCTTATAAGACAGAGGCACATAAG GGTCGGGAGGCAGGTGGTCAACATTCCATCTTTCATGGTAAGGGTTGATTCCCAGAAGCATATCGATTTCTCCCTAACAAGCCCGTTCGGAGGTGGCCGCCCAGGAAGAGTGAAGAGAAAGAACACGAAGGCAGCTTCGAAGAAGGCATCTGGTGGagatggagaggaagaggatgaagattGA
- the LOC104419359 gene encoding protease Do-like 8, chloroplastic, which yields MQTAMVSAAPNSRPPLWQSQPAAVKAFLGRRQLFFDGVSSACSPPSRARSGGPAEGDAPPRPPAPQRTVDPVEDLGELVRKNFSFTTRRMLFASTFMYSWYHPSRYLSAKALGDPSVTLEEVTPPVFPSGSLFPAEERIANLFEINTFSVVNIFDVTLRPQLNITGAVEIPEGNGSGVVWDEQGHIVTNYHVIGSALSRNAKLGQVVARVNILASDGVQKNFEGQLVGADRAKDLAVLKVEASKDLLKPVKVGQSNSLKVGQQCLAIGNPFGFDHTLTVGVISGLNREIFSQTGVTIGGGIQTDAAINPGNSGGPLLDAKGNLIGINTAIFTQTGTSAGVGFAIPSSTVLKIVPQLIEFGKAVRAGLNVDIAPELVANQLNVRSGALILKVPVNGIAAKVGLLPTTRGFAGNIVLGDIIVAVDSKPVKSKAELEKVLDDYTVGDKVTLKIQRASEYLELPIPLEERSS from the exons ATGCAGACCGCGATGGTATCGGCAGCTCCGAACTCGCGGCCGCCTCTCTGGCAGTCGCAGCCCGCCGCCGTCAAGGCCTTCCTGGGTCGCCGCCAGCTCTTCTTCGACGGCGTCTCCTCCGCCTGCTCTCCGCCGTCTCGGGCCCGGAGCGGCGGCCCCGCCGAAGGCGACGCGCCGCCCCGCCCTCCGGCTCCTCAGAG AACGGTAGATCCTGTTGAGGATTTGGGTGAACTGGTGCGGAAGAATTTTTCGTTCACTACGCGGCGAATGCTGTTCGCGAGTACGTTCATGTACTCGTGGTATCATCCTTCAAGGTATTTATCAG CAAAGGCTTTAGGGGATCCATCAGTGACACTTGAAGAAGTAACCCCTCCCGTTTTTCCTTCTGGGTCACTCTTCCCAGCTGAG GAAAGAATTGCCAATCTCTTTGAGATAAACACCTTTTCCGTCGTCAACATTTTTGATGTAACATTGCGCCCGCAGCTTAACATAACTGGTGCTGTTGAG ATTCCAGAAGGAAATGGTTCAGGAGTCGTCTGGGATGAACAGGGACATATTGTTACTAACTATCATG TTATCGGCAGTGCACTTTCAAGAAATGCAAAACTTGGCCAAGTTGTAGCACGTGTTAACATTCTAGCATCAGATGG GGTCCAGAAGAACTTTGAGGGCCAGCTGGTTGGTGCCGATCGTGCTAAAGATCTTGCTGTCTTGAAG GTAGAAGCCTCTAAAGATCTATTGAAGCCTGTTAAAGTCGGGCAATCAAATTCTTTGAAGGTGGGGCAGCAATGTTTAGCAATAGGAAATCCATTTGGGTTTGATCACACACTTACAGTTGGTGTTATAAGTGGACTTAACCGAGAAATATTTAGTCAAACTGGAGTAACAATAGGTGGGGGGATTCAGACAGATGCGGCCATTAATCCTGGGAACAG TGGAGGTCCTCTTCTGGATGCCAAAGGAAATTTAATAGGGATTAATACTGCTATATTTACTCAGACAG GGACATCAGCAGGCGTAGGTTTTGCCATTCCATCATCTACTGTCCTCAAGATTGTGCCACAGTTGATTGAATTTGGTAAA GCTGTCCGAGCTGGACTCAATGTAGATATTGCTCCTGAACTAGTTGCTAATCAACTGAATGTTCGTAGTGGAGCTCTCATACTCAAG GTTCCTGTGAATGGCATAGCTGCGAAAGTGGGGTTACTACCCACGACTAGGGGCTTTGCTGGTAATATAGTACTTGGCGACATCATTGTAGCAGTTGACAGCAAACCT GTTAAAAGCAAAGCAGAGTTGGAGAAGGTGTTGGATGACTACACTGTAGGGGATAAGGTAACGCTAAAGATTCAGAGAGCCAGCGAGTATTTGGAGCTGCCTATACCTTTGGAGGAAAGGAGTTCGTGA
- the LOC104419360 gene encoding protein FEZ: MEDKSDVEKVDDVMLPGFRFHPTDEELVGFYLKRKIQQRSLPIELIKQVDIYKYDPWDLPKLATTGEKEWYFYCPRDRKYRNSARPNRVTGSGFWKATGTDRPIYSSDGTKCIGLKKSLVFYRGRAAKGMKTDWMMHEFRLPSITDSAPPKKFLDKNIAPNDSWAICRIFKKTNSMAQRALSHSWVTQLPEPIGSDLLGHGAQYSQFSSENISCTTEIGSAINHPNSASFNSMDVQSYRPMLYPPVSKASTLTISNSDLPSAFIFSPLDMPPGPTKCTADTSPMLMCPALMGGEVNKASESISFEGSHQFSGFSIGLPHEMQGNIGGEEEAAGLKKNPALVHANNQWPATTRSMGFPFSLPSNMPWDSPPCPSEMSTAFSTNKCYN; the protein is encoded by the exons ATGGAGGACAAGAGTGATGTAGAGAAGGTTGATGATGTGATGTTGCCTGGGTTCAGGTTTCATCCCACCGACGAAGAGCTCGTTGGGTTCTATCTCAAGCGGAAGATTCAGCAGAGGTCACTCCCCATTGAGCTCATCAAGCAAGTTGACATCTACAAATATGATCCTTGGGATCTTCCAA AATTGGCAACTACCGGGGAGAAAGAGTGGTACTTCTACTGCCCTAGAGACCGCAAATATAGGAACAGCGCGCGCCCAAACAGAGTTACTGGATCCGGGTTCTGGAAGGCGACCGGGACTGACCGGCCTATCTACTCCTCAGACGGTACCAAGTGCATTGGCCTCAAGAAGTCCCTTGTGTTCTACAGAGGCCGAGCAGCCAAAGGCATGAAAACTGACTGGATGATGCATGAGTTCCGCCTCCCTTCCATCACTGACTCGGCTCCTCCCAAGAAGTTCTTGGACAAGAACATCGCTCCAAAT GACTCATGGGCTATCTGCAGGATATTCAAGAAAACCAACTCAATGGCACAGAGAGCTCTATCGCACTCCTGGGTAACTCAGCTACCCGAACCTATTGGGTCTGATCTGCTAGGCCATGGTGCACAGTACTCTCAGTTCAGCTCAGAGAATATTTCCTGCACCACAGAGATTGGATCAGCCATCAACCATCCAAATTCTGCTAGCTTCAATTCCATGGACGTCCAATCCTACAGGCCCATGCTATACCCCCCGGTCTCTAAAGCCTCAACCCTCACCATCTCAAACAGCGACCTCCCAAGCGCCTTCATCTTCTCGCCCCTTGATATGCCACCAGGACCCACCAAGTGCACGGCCGACACATCCCCTATGCTCATGTGCCCTGCCTTGATGGGTGGGGAGGTCAACAAGGCCTCTGAGAGCATAAGCTTCGAAGGCTCGCATCAATTCAGTGGCTTCTCAATTGGTCTGCCCCACGAGATGCAAGGAAACATTGGTGGCGAAGAGGAGGCAGCCGGACTGAAGAAGAATCCTGCTTTAGTCCATGCGAATAACCAGTGGCCAGCGACCACACGATCGATGGGCTTTCCCTTCAGCTTGCCTTCTAACATGCCCTGGGACTCGCCTCCATGTCCTAGTGAGATGTCCACTGCTTTCTCAACAAACAAATGCTACAATTGA
- the LOC120288155 gene encoding mini zinc finger protein 2-like → MKRVRVVVVKGSSASSRRRGETIRYGECEKNQAESIGGHAVDGCREFMARGEEGTAAALICAACGCHRSFHKRIVMTENQ, encoded by the coding sequence ATGAAGAGGGTTCGAGTTGTGGTCGTAAAAGGGTCGTCGGCAAGCTCACGAAGGAGAGGGGAGACAATAAGGTACGGGGAGTGCGAGAAGAACCAAGCGGAATCGATCGGAGGTCACGCGGTGGATGGTTGCCGGGAGTTCATGGCTCGCGGTGAGGAAGGCACCGCCGCCGCCCTCATTTGCGCGGCCTGTGGCTGCCACCGGAGCTTCCACAAAAGGATAGTGATGACCGAGAATCAATAG
- the LOC104419361 gene encoding uncharacterized protein LOC104419361, with protein sequence MGSPRRVLLNNPFDLVRMGHRNGGVYRNLVLFAGSFWVYFTSLFGTLFWVVNRFLRHKERGIPHEELNENPDPGGSIAAATHVPEDNGPISSGTEEAADDVAECEGSSLDKITQESPPKFLSFKFRTFEEFAKDGASGANSTFRGKNLPYESLSEENFREETEDLSSPVEGWSIDSGIDSFSDKFNCTFEFSPRKGAIKEIEEPEFVHEEKSDLAQENFNTENRAWIKEGFYSQEEVLKELKSNLIDDKDAYEKFQFLLDRDLLFSDTDSDSMSSSHDFSVMSRLLDSNSDDFFSERDLDEVHEHQDGNVADSDADDEDEEELEHSEKRPHDKDCESPKLEELEGKEGAEDKSYDKPGSADHSELDGEGSNCDLLWEHQDLIEQLRMELKKVRATGLPTILEDCESPKITDDLKPWKIDDKFQREEKMGELHKIYRSYRERMRKFDILNYQKMYALGFLRSKDPLKSLSRHNSTGPAIASLLSQSFKLCKEKKSENDPTMKFVRELHSDLEIVYVGQLCLSWEFLHWQYVRALELWDSDQYNVRRYNEVAGEFQQLQVLMQRFLENEQFEGPRVQYYVKTRCLQRNLLQVPVMREDSLKNKRMARLKGKGDYAINSDELIEILEESIRIFWRFIRADKDSSAAAQKIRKKSQPELQNPADLELLTQVQAMLQKKEKKLKELLRGGNCVLRKFQKHQEETSDQVLCFFSQVDMKLVRRVLNMSRLTSDQLTWCSSKLSKIVFVHRKLHIEPSFSLFPC encoded by the exons ATGGGCTCGCCAAGGAGGGTTCTTCTCAACAACCCGTTTGATTTGGTGAGGATGGGTCATCGAAACGGGGGTGTGTACCGGAATCTGGTTCTGTTTGCTGGGTCTTTCTGGGTCTACTTCACGTCCCTGTTCGGTACTCTGTTCTGGGTTGTCAACAGGTTCCTGAG ACACAAAGAACGCGGGATCCCTCACGAGGAATTGAATGAAAATCCCGATCCCGGAGGATCGATTGCTGCCGCCACTCATGTTCCGGAAGATAACGGCCCAATTAGTTCAGGTACAGAGGAAGCAGCGGATGATGTTGCCGAATGCGAGGGTTCGTCGCTTGATAAAATCACTCAGGAAAGCCCACCGAAGTTCTTGTCATTCAAGTTTCGGACTTTTGAAGAATTCGCTAAGGACGGTGCAAGTGGCGCCAATTCCACTTTCCGGGGAAAGAATCTCCCGTATGAATCGCTTTCCGAGGAGAATTTCAGAGAGGAAACAGAGGATTTGAGTTCTCCTGTGGAGGGCTGGAGTATTGATTCCGGAATAGATTCTTTTTCTGACAAATTCAATTGTACGTTCGAGTTTTCGCCCAGAAAGGGCGCTATCAAAGAGATAGAGGAACCAgaatttgttcatgaagaaaAATCTGATCTTGCACAGGAGAATTTCAACACGGAAAACAGAGCATGGATCAAGGAGGGCTTTTATTCGCAGGAAGAGGTACTAAAGGAGCTCAAGAGcaatttgattgatgataaAGATGCTTATGAGAAATTCCAGTTCCTTTTAGATAGAGACTTGCTTTTTTCGGACACGGACTCTGACTCCATGAGCTCGAGCCATGATTTCTCGGTTATGAGCCGCTTATTGGATTCCAACAGCGATGATTTCTTTTCAGAGAGAGATCTCGACGAGGTTCATGAGCATCAAGATGGGAACGTTGCCGACAGCGATGCCGATGATGAAGACGAGGAAGAGCTCGAACATTCCGAGAAACGACCACATGACAAGGACTGCGAAAGTCCCAAGCTTGAAGAGTTGGAAGGCAAAGAGGGCGCAGAGGATAAGAGCTACGACAAACCCGGTTCAGCGGACCACTCTGAATTGGACGGCGAGGGCTCGAATTGCGACCTCCTGTGGGAGCATCAGGACTTGATAGAGCAGCTCAGGATGGAGCTGAAGAAGGTGAGAGCCACCGGCCTGCCCACGATCCTCGAAGACTGCGAGTCCCCCAAAATCACGGACGACTTGAAGCCGTGGAAGATCGACGACAAATTCCAGCGGGAAGAGAAGATGGGCGAGCTCCACAAGATTTACCGGAGCTACCGCGAGCGCATGCGCAAGTTCGACATCTTGAATTACCAGAAGATGTACGCACTAG GTTTTCTACGGTCAAAGGACCCGCTTAAGTCGCTCTCGAGACACAATTCTACGGGCCCGGCAATCGCTTCCCTTCTGTCACAGAGCTTTAAGTTGTGCAAGGAgaagaaatctgaaaatgacCCGACGATGAAGTTCGTTAGAGAACTGCATAGCGATTTGGAGATAGTGTATGTTGGGCAATTGTGCCTCTCTTGGGAATTTCTTCACTGGCAATATGTGAGGGCTCTAGAGCTATGGGATTCGGACCAGTATAATGTGCGCCGATACAACGAAGTGGCAGGAGAATTTCAACAGTTACAAGTGCTCATGCAGAGATTTCTGGAGAACGAACAATTTGAAGGCCCGAGGGTGCAATATTACGTCAAGACTCGATGCCTTCAGCGCAATCTCCTGCAGGTCCCTGTAATGAGAG AGGACagtttgaaaaacaaaaggatgGCGAGATTAAAAGGGAAAGGTGACTACGCCATCAATAGCGACGAGCTGATAGAGATCTTAGAAGAGTCTATAAGAATATTTTGGCGATTCATCCGAGCAGACAAAGACTCAAGCGCTGCTGCTCAAAAGATTCGAAAGAAGAGCCAACCGGAACTTCAGAATCCAGCAGATTTGGAACTGTTAACACAGGTCCAAGCCATGCTTCAAAAG aaagagaagaaactgaAGGAGCTCTTGAGGGGTGGAAACTGTGTGTTGCGAAAGTTTCAAAAGCATCAAGAAGAGACCTCAGACCAAGTCCTGTGCTTTTTTTCTCAAGTGGACATGAAGCTAGTGAGGAGGGTGTTGAACATGTCAAGATTAACGTCTGACCAATTAACGTGGTGTAGCAGCAAGTTGAGCAAGATCGTGTTCGTTCACCGGAAACTACACATAGAGCCCTCGTTTTCACTTTTCCCATGTTGA